From the Bacteroidia bacterium genome, one window contains:
- the rplJ gene encoding 50S ribosomal protein L10 has protein sequence MTKEQKTQVIDDTIGRLERTTGLYLVSFSGLTVEKANQLRSEFFKIGVDYKVIKNTLLKRAMQAVGGYDDVFPYLVNQTGVVFAYNDPIEPARALKKFVKDNEATFSVKSCVIGKDVFDGARLDDLASLPTRDELIAGIIGTIAAPASGIVGAINGVITGIVNVIDAIEKQKQEQAA, from the coding sequence ATGACGAAAGAACAGAAAACCCAGGTGATTGACGACACGATCGGACGTCTTGAGCGGACGACAGGTCTGTACCTGGTCAGTTTCTCGGGACTCACCGTTGAAAAAGCCAATCAGCTCCGCTCCGAATTCTTCAAAATCGGTGTGGACTACAAGGTCATCAAGAACACGCTGCTCAAACGGGCCATGCAGGCCGTCGGAGGGTATGACGACGTATTTCCGTACCTCGTCAACCAGACCGGCGTCGTGTTTGCCTATAACGACCCGATCGAGCCCGCACGCGCGTTGAAGAAGTTTGTCAAGGATAACGAGGCAACCTTCTCCGTGAAATCCTGCGTGATAGGCAAGGACGTGTTCGACGGCGCACGCCTCGATGACCTTGCTTCGTTGCCGACACGCGATGAACTCATCGCCGGCATCATCGGCACGATCGCCGCTCCCGCGAGCGGAATCGTCGGCGCGATCAACGGCGTCATTACCGGCATCGTCAATGTGATCGATGCCATCGAGAAACAAAAACAGGAACAGGCTGCCTGA
- the rpsG gene encoding 30S ribosomal protein S7 produces MRKRRADHRPMSPDPKFNDVLVSRFVNSIMLHGKKSTARRILYGAMDEIERRTGQNGYELFRKALFNAQPIIEVRARRVGGATYQVPMEVRPERRTALSIRWLLKAARARGDKSMMRRLAAELIAAANNEGGAIKKKDEVHRMAESNKAFAHFKW; encoded by the coding sequence ATGAGAAAAAGACGCGCAGACCACCGGCCGATGAGCCCGGATCCGAAGTTCAACGATGTGCTCGTTTCGCGCTTCGTGAACTCCATCATGTTGCATGGAAAGAAGAGCACCGCACGCCGCATCCTCTACGGAGCGATGGACGAGATCGAGCGCCGTACAGGCCAGAACGGCTACGAGCTGTTCCGCAAGGCCCTGTTCAACGCGCAGCCGATCATCGAAGTCCGTGCCCGCCGCGTCGGCGGCGCCACCTATCAGGTCCCCATGGAAGTGCGTCCCGAGAGACGGACGGCACTGTCCATCCGCTGGCTGCTCAAAGCGGCGCGCGCGCGCGGAGACAAAAGCATGATGCGCCGTCTCGCGGCGGAATTGATCGCGGCGGCAAACAATGAAGGCGGAGCAATCAAGAAGAAAGACGAAGTGCACCGCATGGCAGAATCAAACAAGGCGTTCGCCCATTTCAAGTGGTGA
- the rpoB gene encoding DNA-directed RNA polymerase subunit beta, whose product MPNGRWSFGKISDLYEYPNFLDVQRASFEGFLQERSAPVSRKDMGLQQVFTTNFPITDTRENYILEFIEYFIEKPKYTVAECQERGLTFAVPLKARLRLSSKSEEPNSNEYIETVEQEVYLGNLPYMTDRGTFIINGAERVVVSQLHRSPGVFFGESVHPNGTKMYSARIIPFRGSWVEFATDISHVMYAYIDRKKKFPVTTLLRALGYSSNKELLELFDLVEELDMTVPDVEEYYGRILCEQIIDESTGELLVDADVEVDEGLVEVVHLHHVKTIRVYKTDNENALVIANTIRKDEASNDQEALEMIYKQLRSGEAPDLDTAKGLIERLFFNPKRYDLGVVGRYRLNKKLGLDTDPEITTLTRDDIVAIVRYLIDLLQGQQPVDDIDHLGNRRVRTVGEQLAAQYNVGVSRMARTIKERMNIRDIENFTPAELVNARTITSVVNAFFGTNQLSQFMDQTNPLSELTHKRRMSALGPGGLTRERAGFEVRDVHYTHYGRLCPIETPEGPNIGLISSLCIHARINEFGFIETPYRIVKNGKVSSEVIYLTAEEEDEVVIAQANAPLNPDGTFVLDRVKCRLRGDFPVVQPADVVYMDVAPNQIVSPAAALIPFLEHDDANRALMGSNMQRQGVPLLRPVAPVVGTGLEEKVARDSHAMIIAEHDGKVLFVDGTRIRVQYDLGRSSDDRLVAFDSDGVEEYELTKFFRTNQDTCVNQRPSVRPGQKFKRGDVLADGSSTDKGELALGRNVLVAFMPWRGYNFEDAIIVSERLVAEDVFTSIHIEEFELQVRDTKRGEEELTREIPNVSEEATKDLDEDGIVRVGAEVRENDIIIGKITPKGESDPTPEEKLLKAIFGDKAGDVKDASLKAPPGMKGIVIKTKLFTRKKRESDTKKEEKRRLEMLETDFDKRRRDLFQLFATKLTTLLKGEKLLGVRDIGGTSIIRGGTTVTDDLFFNNIDHIEQLDPSQPWVESKKTNALLLRLYDNFKYARRDLEEDYKRERGKIQMGDELQPGIVQLAKVYVAKKRKLSIGDKMAGRHGNKGVVSNVVPVQDMPYLADGTPVDIVLNPLGVPSRMNLGQLYETALGWVAERLGDDVRFATPIFDGAKWEEIQDLMDSVGLNRTGKIELFDGRTGERFDQTVTVGFIYMLKLSHLVDDKIHARSIGPYSLITQQPLGGKAQFGGQRFGEMEVWALEAYGAAHVLQEILTVKSDDVQGRAKVYEAIVKGENLPDPNVPESFNVLVRELQGLGLEMKIE is encoded by the coding sequence ATGCCGAACGGGCGATGGAGCTTCGGGAAGATTTCGGATCTCTACGAGTACCCGAACTTCCTCGACGTGCAGCGCGCGTCGTTTGAAGGCTTCCTGCAGGAACGCTCGGCACCCGTCAGCCGCAAAGATATGGGCCTGCAGCAGGTGTTTACCACCAATTTTCCGATTACGGACACCAGAGAAAACTACATACTGGAATTTATTGAATACTTCATCGAGAAGCCGAAGTATACCGTTGCGGAGTGCCAGGAGCGCGGCCTTACCTTCGCCGTGCCCCTCAAAGCCCGGCTTCGCCTCTCCAGCAAAAGCGAAGAGCCCAACAGCAACGAATACATCGAAACCGTCGAACAGGAAGTGTATCTCGGCAATCTTCCCTATATGACCGACCGCGGTACCTTCATCATCAATGGCGCGGAGCGCGTCGTCGTCAGTCAGCTCCATCGCTCGCCGGGTGTGTTCTTCGGCGAATCCGTGCATCCCAACGGCACGAAAATGTATTCCGCCCGCATCATCCCGTTCCGCGGTTCCTGGGTGGAATTCGCGACCGACATCAGTCATGTGATGTATGCGTACATCGACCGCAAGAAAAAATTCCCCGTCACCACCTTGCTCCGCGCCCTCGGCTATTCCTCGAACAAGGAACTGCTCGAACTCTTCGACCTGGTCGAGGAACTCGATATGACCGTTCCGGATGTGGAAGAATACTACGGCCGCATCCTCTGTGAACAGATCATCGACGAATCCACCGGGGAGCTGCTCGTCGACGCCGACGTGGAAGTGGACGAGGGGCTTGTGGAGGTCGTCCATCTGCACCACGTGAAAACGATTCGCGTCTATAAAACCGACAACGAAAACGCCCTGGTCATCGCCAACACCATCCGCAAGGACGAGGCGAGCAACGATCAGGAAGCGCTGGAAATGATCTACAAGCAACTGCGCTCCGGCGAAGCACCCGATCTCGACACCGCCAAGGGGCTGATCGAACGCCTCTTCTTCAATCCCAAACGCTATGATCTCGGCGTGGTCGGCCGCTACCGGCTCAACAAGAAGCTCGGCCTCGACACCGACCCGGAAATCACCACGCTCACACGCGATGATATCGTGGCCATTGTCCGTTATCTCATCGACCTGCTGCAGGGACAGCAACCGGTGGACGATATCGATCACCTCGGAAACAGACGTGTGCGTACCGTCGGAGAGCAACTCGCGGCCCAGTACAACGTCGGCGTGTCGCGCATGGCGCGCACCATCAAGGAGCGCATGAACATCCGCGACATCGAGAACTTTACACCGGCGGAACTGGTCAACGCGCGTACCATCACCAGTGTCGTGAACGCCTTCTTCGGCACCAACCAGCTCTCGCAGTTCATGGATCAGACGAATCCTCTGTCGGAACTGACCCACAAGCGACGCATGTCGGCGCTCGGACCGGGCGGTCTGACACGCGAACGCGCCGGCTTCGAAGTGCGCGACGTTCATTACACACACTACGGACGCCTTTGTCCTATTGAAACGCCCGAAGGACCCAACATCGGTCTGATCTCCTCTCTCTGCATCCATGCCCGGATCAACGAATTCGGCTTCATCGAGACCCCGTATCGCATCGTCAAGAACGGAAAAGTTTCCAGCGAGGTGATTTACCTCACCGCCGAGGAAGAGGACGAAGTGGTCATCGCGCAGGCCAACGCCCCGCTCAATCCCGACGGGACCTTCGTGCTGGATCGCGTCAAATGCCGTCTCCGAGGAGATTTCCCCGTCGTGCAGCCGGCGGACGTGGTGTATATGGACGTCGCTCCGAATCAGATCGTGAGTCCCGCCGCGGCGCTCATCCCCTTCCTGGAGCATGACGACGCCAACCGTGCGCTCATGGGCTCGAACATGCAGCGCCAAGGTGTGCCCCTGTTGCGGCCTGTTGCGCCGGTGGTCGGCACCGGACTCGAAGAAAAAGTCGCGCGCGATTCGCACGCGATGATTATCGCCGAACACGACGGCAAGGTGCTGTTCGTGGATGGCACGCGCATCCGTGTGCAGTACGATCTGGGCCGCTCCTCGGACGACCGGCTCGTGGCGTTCGACAGCGACGGCGTGGAGGAATATGAACTGACGAAATTCTTCCGTACCAATCAGGACACCTGCGTCAATCAGCGGCCGTCGGTACGGCCCGGACAGAAATTCAAGCGCGGCGATGTGCTTGCGGACGGAAGCTCCACCGACAAGGGTGAACTTGCGCTCGGCCGCAACGTGCTTGTCGCCTTCATGCCCTGGCGCGGGTACAATTTCGAAGACGCCATCATCGTCAGCGAACGACTCGTCGCCGAGGATGTGTTCACCTCGATTCACATTGAGGAATTCGAACTGCAGGTGCGCGACACCAAACGCGGTGAGGAAGAACTCACTCGTGAAATTCCGAACGTCAGCGAAGAAGCGACCAAGGACCTCGACGAGGACGGCATTGTCCGCGTCGGCGCCGAAGTGCGTGAAAACGACATCATCATCGGAAAAATCACGCCCAAGGGCGAGTCCGATCCCACTCCCGAGGAGAAGCTGCTCAAGGCCATTTTCGGAGACAAGGCCGGCGACGTGAAAGACGCCTCGTTGAAGGCGCCTCCTGGAATGAAGGGTATCGTGATCAAGACCAAACTCTTTACACGGAAGAAACGCGAAAGCGATACCAAGAAGGAAGAGAAACGACGCCTTGAAATGCTGGAAACGGATTTCGACAAGCGCCGTCGCGATCTGTTCCAACTCTTTGCAACCAAACTGACCACCCTGCTCAAGGGCGAAAAGCTGTTGGGCGTCCGTGATATTGGCGGCACCAGCATCATTCGCGGCGGTACGACCGTCACCGACGATCTGTTCTTCAACAACATCGACCACATCGAACAGCTCGATCCGTCGCAGCCGTGGGTGGAATCGAAAAAGACCAATGCGTTGCTGCTGCGCCTCTACGACAACTTCAAGTACGCGCGTCGCGACCTCGAGGAAGACTACAAGCGCGAACGCGGCAAAATTCAGATGGGCGACGAACTGCAGCCGGGTATTGTCCAGCTCGCGAAAGTGTACGTCGCGAAAAAGCGCAAGCTGTCCATCGGCGACAAGATGGCCGGACGTCACGGCAACAAGGGCGTTGTTTCCAACGTGGTTCCCGTACAGGACATGCCGTACCTCGCGGACGGTACCCCGGTAGATATCGTGCTGAATCCTCTTGGCGTGCCGTCACGAATGAACCTGGGGCAGCTCTACGAAACCGCTCTTGGGTGGGTCGCGGAACGCCTCGGTGATGATGTGCGCTTCGCCACACCGATTTTCGACGGCGCGAAATGGGAAGAGATTCAGGATCTCATGGATTCCGTGGGCCTCAACCGCACCGGAAAGATCGAACTCTTCGACGGCCGTACCGGCGAACGCTTCGACCAGACCGTCACCGTCGGCTTCATCTACATGCTCAAGCTTTCGCACCTTGTGGACGACAAGATCCATGCGCGCTCCATCGGCCCGTACAGCCTCATCACCCAGCAGCCGCTGGGCGGTAAGGCACAGTTCGGCGGACAGCGCTTCGGCGAGATGGAAGTGTGGGCGCTCGAGGCGTACGGTGCGGCGCATGTGCTGCAGGAAATTCTCACGGTCAAGAGCGACGACGTGCAAGGCCGTGCGAAGGTGTACGAAGCCATCGTGAAGGGCGAGAACCTGCCCGATCCGAATGTGCCGGAATCATTCAACGTGCTCGTGCGCGAGCTGCAGGGCCTTGGCCTTGAAATGAAAATCGAATGA
- the rpoC gene encoding DNA-directed RNA polymerase subunit beta': MPFKPQEVVKKNFTRISVSLASSDAILSRSYGEVTKPETINYRSFRPEKDGLFCEKTFGPVRDWECHCGKYKRIRYKGIICDRCGVEVTQKSVRRERMGHISLAVPVVHIWYFRSLPSKIANIIGISSKDLERIIYYESYVVINPGPTSFPKPFSSLDDELPEAETDDKVDKALFRNDIRLMTEEEYLDVLDTLPEGNQELDDDDPNKFVAMIGGEAIKALLRMIDIEKLGDHLRLQIRVENSMQKRHEAIKRMRVVTAFSNKKETEYINRPEWMVLDVIPVIPPELRPLVPLEGGRFATSDLNDLYRRVIIRNNRLKRLIDIKAPEVILRNEKRMLQEAVDSLFDNSRRVNSVRSDNNRALKSLSDMLKGKQGRFRQNLLGKRVDYSGRSVIVVGPEMRLHQCGLPKDMAVELFKPFIIRKLIERGIVKTVKSAKKVVDKKGPDVWDILEKIIDGHPVLLNRAPTLHRLGIQAFQPLLVEGKAIRLHPLVCTAFNADFDGDQMAVHVPLSFDAQLEAGILILSSHNILSPQNGNPIAIPNQEMVLGCYYITKALPGDLGEGLVFSSPDEAQIAYDQGRVGLHARIKVRISSTPEEIAAGKPAKQLVDTTMGRTLFNRIVPPEVGFINEILTKRRLVQIIGLIFHKMGNLVTTRFLDNLKDMGFYYATKGGLSISISDVEIPDEKNQLIEKAQRDVENILNQYQMGFITNGERYNKVIDIWTRTTNRVADKLFDTLQKSRNGFNSLYMMMDSGARGSKEQVRQLAGMRGLMAKPQKSLTGQTGEIIENPITANFRDGLSVLEYFISTHGARKGLADTALKTADAGYLTRRLVDVAQDMAVTEFDCNTIRGVEVAALKEGEDIKEPLSERILGRVSLLDVKDPISGNLLVHAGEMITETHADAISATSIESVVIRSVLTCESRHGMCARCYGRNLTTGRLVDVGEAVGIIAAQSIGEPGTQLTLRTFHIGGTASRIAAQSQVATRFDGNVQFDAIKTVVYHDDEEDRVICVNRNGVVNILDDNNRILSKYDIPYGSTLLVHEAQKVARGEVLYEWDPYNAIIIATHAGTIRYADLHEGRTFREEPDEQTGHIQKVVIESKDKSLNPRIQIVDENGHILAEYNTPVRANLTVDNKQRIIAGAVLVKIPREIGKTRDITGGLPRVTELFEARSSQNPSIVSEIDGVVTFGSQKRGSREIIVTSHDGSDIRTYLAPIGRHVLIQENDVVKAGERLTDGSINPHDILRISGAGAVQEYLVNEIQEVYRMQGVKINDKHIEVIVRQMLQKVRIINPGDTQFLEGDVVERGRVVAENSELDDKVVITDKQDSKLKKGQLLSKKKVREAAFDLKKKGKLPPDTRPAEPASYEPILLGITQASLTTESFISAASFQETTKVLTEAAIAGKADDLIGLKENVIIGHLIPAGTGLKKFKNIVVTPTQGEEEVTIPSPPRAAVPQESYQ, from the coding sequence ATGCCCTTCAAACCGCAGGAAGTAGTCAAGAAAAACTTCACGCGCATCTCGGTGAGCCTGGCCTCATCGGATGCGATCCTCTCCCGATCCTACGGCGAAGTCACCAAGCCCGAAACGATCAACTATCGCTCGTTCCGGCCCGAGAAAGACGGTCTGTTCTGCGAAAAGACGTTCGGACCCGTGCGCGACTGGGAATGCCATTGCGGAAAATACAAACGCATCCGTTACAAAGGCATTATTTGCGACCGCTGCGGCGTGGAAGTGACGCAGAAGTCCGTCCGCCGCGAACGCATGGGGCACATTTCCTTGGCCGTCCCCGTGGTGCACATCTGGTACTTCCGCTCGCTGCCCAGCAAAATTGCCAACATCATCGGCATTTCGTCCAAGGATCTCGAGCGTATCATTTATTACGAAAGTTACGTCGTAATCAATCCCGGGCCGACGAGCTTCCCGAAACCGTTCAGCAGTCTCGACGACGAACTCCCCGAAGCCGAGACCGATGACAAGGTGGACAAGGCGCTGTTCCGCAACGACATTCGCCTCATGACGGAAGAAGAGTACCTCGATGTCCTTGATACACTCCCCGAAGGCAATCAGGAACTCGATGACGACGATCCGAACAAGTTTGTCGCGATGATCGGCGGCGAAGCGATAAAGGCCCTGTTGCGCATGATCGACATCGAGAAGCTCGGAGATCATCTGCGTCTGCAGATCCGCGTGGAAAACTCGATGCAGAAACGCCATGAAGCGATCAAGCGCATGCGCGTGGTCACCGCGTTCAGCAACAAGAAGGAAACGGAGTACATCAATCGTCCGGAGTGGATGGTGCTGGATGTCATTCCTGTCATTCCCCCCGAACTCCGGCCGCTCGTGCCTCTCGAAGGCGGCCGTTTCGCGACATCGGATCTGAACGACCTCTATCGCCGCGTCATCATCCGCAACAACCGTCTAAAGCGCTTGATCGATATCAAGGCGCCGGAAGTCATCCTCCGCAACGAGAAGCGCATGCTTCAGGAAGCCGTGGATTCGCTGTTCGACAACAGCCGGCGCGTGAATTCGGTGCGCAGTGACAATAATCGCGCCCTCAAATCGCTGTCCGACATGCTCAAAGGCAAACAGGGGCGTTTCCGTCAGAATCTCCTCGGCAAGCGCGTGGATTACAGCGGCCGTTCCGTGATCGTGGTCGGTCCCGAGATGCGTCTGCATCAGTGCGGTCTCCCGAAGGACATGGCGGTGGAGCTGTTCAAGCCCTTCATCATTCGCAAACTCATTGAGCGCGGTATCGTCAAGACGGTCAAGAGCGCGAAAAAGGTGGTAGATAAAAAGGGCCCCGACGTCTGGGATATCCTCGAGAAAATCATCGACGGACATCCAGTGTTGCTGAACCGCGCACCGACGTTGCACCGCCTCGGCATTCAGGCGTTCCAACCGCTGCTTGTCGAAGGTAAGGCCATCCGTCTGCACCCGCTCGTCTGTACCGCGTTCAATGCCGACTTCGACGGCGATCAGATGGCCGTGCACGTCCCGCTGTCGTTCGATGCCCAGCTGGAGGCCGGCATCCTGATCCTCTCGTCACACAACATCCTTTCGCCGCAGAACGGCAATCCCATCGCCATCCCGAATCAGGAGATGGTGCTGGGCTGCTACTACATCACCAAGGCGCTGCCGGGTGATCTGGGCGAAGGTCTGGTCTTTTCCTCGCCCGACGAAGCGCAGATCGCATACGATCAGGGCCGCGTCGGTTTGCACGCCCGCATCAAAGTGCGTATCTCGTCCACGCCGGAGGAGATCGCCGCCGGTAAGCCGGCGAAGCAGCTCGTGGACACCACCATGGGCAGGACGCTCTTTAACCGCATCGTACCCCCTGAAGTGGGCTTCATCAACGAGATTCTGACCAAACGTCGCCTGGTCCAGATTATCGGCCTCATTTTCCACAAAATGGGCAATCTGGTCACGACGCGCTTCCTGGATAATCTCAAAGATATGGGCTTCTACTATGCCACCAAGGGTGGACTCTCGATCAGCATCTCCGATGTGGAAATCCCGGATGAAAAGAACCAGCTTATCGAAAAAGCCCAGCGCGATGTGGAGAACATCCTGAATCAGTACCAGATGGGTTTCATCACCAACGGCGAACGCTACAACAAGGTGATCGACATCTGGACGCGTACGACGAACCGTGTGGCCGACAAACTGTTCGACACGCTGCAGAAGAGCCGCAACGGCTTCAACTCCCTGTACATGATGATGGACTCAGGTGCGCGCGGTTCCAAAGAGCAGGTGCGTCAGCTCGCGGGTATGCGCGGACTGATGGCCAAGCCGCAGAAGAGCCTCACCGGTCAGACGGGCGAAATCATCGAAAACCCGATCACCGCGAACTTCCGCGACGGCCTCTCCGTCCTCGAGTACTTCATCTCCACTCACGGTGCGCGCAAGGGTCTCGCGGATACCGCGCTCAAGACCGCCGATGCCGGCTATCTGACCCGTCGCCTCGTGGACGTGGCGCAAGATATGGCCGTGACCGAGTTCGACTGCAACACCATTCGCGGCGTTGAAGTGGCGGCGCTGAAGGAAGGAGAAGACATCAAGGAGCCGTTGTCCGAGCGCATTCTCGGCCGTGTATCCCTGCTCGATGTCAAGGATCCCATCAGTGGCAACCTGCTCGTCCACGCGGGCGAGATGATTACCGAGACGCATGCGGACGCCATTTCCGCAACGTCCATCGAATCCGTCGTCATTCGCTCGGTGCTCACCTGCGAGTCGCGCCATGGTATGTGCGCTCGTTGTTACGGACGCAATCTGACCACCGGTCGCCTTGTGGACGTCGGTGAGGCCGTAGGGATTATCGCGGCACAGTCCATCGGCGAGCCGGGTACACAGCTCACGCTGCGCACCTTCCACATCGGTGGTACCGCCAGCCGCATCGCCGCACAGTCGCAGGTCGCCACGCGTTTCGACGGCAATGTACAGTTCGACGCCATCAAGACCGTCGTCTATCATGACGATGAGGAAGATCGCGTGATTTGCGTCAACCGCAACGGCGTCGTGAACATTCTCGACGACAATAACCGGATTCTTTCAAAGTACGACATCCCGTACGGCTCGACCCTTCTTGTCCACGAAGCGCAGAAGGTAGCCCGCGGCGAGGTGTTGTACGAATGGGATCCCTACAACGCCATTATCATCGCCACGCATGCGGGTACTATCCGTTACGCGGATCTGCATGAAGGCCGCACGTTCCGCGAAGAACCGGATGAGCAGACAGGTCACATTCAGAAAGTCGTCATCGAATCGAAGGACAAGTCCCTCAACCCGCGCATCCAGATTGTGGACGAGAACGGTCATATCCTCGCCGAGTACAATACGCCGGTGCGTGCGAACCTGACCGTGGACAACAAGCAGCGTATCATTGCCGGTGCGGTACTCGTGAAGATCCCGCGCGAAATCGGCAAGACCCGTGACATCACCGGCGGTCTGCCGCGCGTCACGGAGCTTTTCGAAGCGCGCAGTTCGCAGAATCCTTCCATCGTCAGCGAGATCGACGGTGTGGTGACGTTCGGATCGCAGAAACGCGGTTCGCGCGAAATCATTGTCACCAGTCACGACGGCAGCGATATCCGCACCTATCTCGCACCCATCGGTCGTCACGTGCTCATTCAGGAGAATGATGTCGTAAAAGCCGGCGAGCGGCTGACCGACGGGTCGATCAATCCGCACGACATCCTGCGCATCAGCGGCGCCGGCGCCGTGCAGGAGTACCTGGTCAACGAAATCCAGGAAGTGTACCGCATGCAGGGTGTGAAGATCAACGACAAGCACATTGAAGTGATCGTCCGCCAGATGCTGCAGAAGGTGCGCATCATCAATCCGGGCGACACGCAGTTCCTTGAAGGCGATGTCGTCGAGCGTGGCCGTGTCGTCGCTGAAAACTCTGAATTGGACGACAAGGTCGTTATTACCGACAAGCAGGATTCCAAGCTCAAGAAGGGGCAGTTGCTCAGCAAGAAGAAGGTCCGCGAGGCCGCATTCGACCTGAAGAAAAAAGGAAAGCTGCCTCCGGATACACGGCCGGCGGAACCCGCGAGTTACGAGCCGATCCTCCTGGGCATCACCCAGGCGTCGTTGACGACCGAGAGCTTCATTTCCGCCGCGTCCTTCCAGGAAACGACGAAAGTGCTCACGGAAGCCGCCATCGCCGGCAAAGCGGACGATCTTATCGGACTTAAGGAGAACGTCATCATCGGCCATCTGATCCCGGCCGGAACCGGACTCAAGAAGTTCAAGAATATCGTCGTCACCCCCACGCAGGGGGAAGAAGAAGTCACGATCCCGTCGCCGCCAAGAGCTGCGGTGCCGCAGGAGAGCTACCAATAA
- the rpsL gene encoding 30S ribosomal protein S12, whose translation MPTISQLVRKGRTVVKAKKKAPALDACPQKRGVCTRVYTTTPKKPNSALRKVARIRLSNTQEVTAYIPGEGHNLQEHSIVLIRGGRVKDLPGVRYHIIRGTLDTQGVEARRQGRSKYGAKRPKS comes from the coding sequence GTGCCAACGATCAGCCAGCTTGTCCGCAAAGGCAGAACCGTCGTCAAGGCGAAGAAAAAAGCGCCGGCGCTCGACGCATGTCCGCAGAAACGCGGTGTGTGTACGCGCGTGTATACGACAACGCCCAAGAAGCCGAATTCCGCGTTGCGGAAAGTCGCCCGTATCCGCCTCTCCAATACGCAGGAGGTGACCGCCTACATCCCCGGTGAAGGCCACAATCTGCAGGAGCATTCGATTGTGCTCATCCGTGGCGGACGCGTGAAGGATCTGCCGGGTGTGCGCTATCACATCATCCGCGGAACGCTCGACACGCAGGGTGTGGAGGCGCGACGCCAGGGTCGTTCCAAGTATGGCGCCAAGCGGCCGAAATCGTAA
- the rplL gene encoding 50S ribosomal protein L7/L12, with amino-acid sequence MSVIDEIVEKIEKLTLLEASELKKALEDKFGVTAAAPMMMAPGMMAGAAPAAEVEEKTEFNVELTTVGSNKINVIKVVRAATNLGLKEAKDLVDGAPSIVKEAAPKEEAEKLKKELEEAGATVTLK; translated from the coding sequence ATGTCCGTGATTGATGAAATCGTTGAGAAAATCGAGAAACTGACGCTGCTCGAAGCTTCGGAGCTGAAGAAAGCGCTGGAAGACAAGTTCGGTGTCACCGCTGCCGCACCCATGATGATGGCCCCCGGCATGATGGCCGGTGCCGCCCCCGCCGCGGAAGTGGAAGAGAAGACCGAATTCAACGTCGAGCTGACCACGGTCGGCAGCAACAAGATCAACGTGATCAAGGTTGTGCGCGCTGCGACCAACCTCGGTCTGAAGGAAGCCAAAGACCTCGTCGACGGCGCCCCCAGCATTGTGAAGGAAGCCGCCCCGAAGGAAGAAGCCGAGAAACTGAAGAAGGAACTCGAAGAGGCCGGCGCCACCGTCACACTGAAGTAA
- the rplA gene encoding 50S ribosomal protein L1, with amino-acid sequence MKLNKRMKEAVSLVEKHKEYSIAEGIALVKQTSKAKFNESVDIAVRLGVDPKKSDQMIRGTASLPNGIGKEVRVLVIAKAPKDQEARDAGAEHVGFEDYLEKIKEGWAEVDVIIATPDVMGELGKLGKVLGPRGLMPNPKSGTVTLDVGQAVKEVKAGKISFRVDKGGIVHAMIGKTNFDAQQLVENVQAFITTLNRMKPSAAKGVYIKGVTLSSTMGPGVRVDKSEAAALH; translated from the coding sequence ATGAAATTGAACAAACGCATGAAAGAGGCCGTCAGCCTCGTCGAAAAACACAAAGAGTACTCCATCGCCGAGGGCATCGCCCTCGTCAAGCAGACCTCGAAGGCGAAGTTCAACGAGTCCGTTGATATCGCCGTCCGTCTCGGTGTTGACCCCAAAAAATCGGATCAGATGATCCGCGGTACGGCCTCGCTGCCCAACGGCATCGGCAAGGAAGTGCGCGTGCTCGTCATCGCCAAAGCGCCGAAAGATCAGGAAGCGCGCGATGCGGGCGCCGAGCATGTCGGTTTCGAAGACTACCTCGAGAAGATCAAAGAGGGCTGGGCCGAAGTCGATGTGATTATCGCCACACCCGATGTGATGGGCGAACTGGGCAAGCTCGGCAAGGTGCTCGGCCCCCGCGGCCTGATGCCCAACCCGAAGTCCGGCACCGTGACGCTGGATGTCGGCCAGGCCGTCAAGGAAGTCAAGGCGGGAAAAATCTCTTTCCGCGTCGACAAGGGCGGCATTGTGCATGCGATGATCGGCAAGACCAATTTCGATGCGCAGCAACTCGTGGAAAATGTGCAGGCCTTTATCACCACACTCAACCGCATGAAGCCCTCCGCCGCCAAGGGCGTGTACATCAAGGGCGTGACGTTGAGTTCGACTATGGGCCCCGGCGTTCGCGTCGACAAGAGCGAAGCGGCCGCGCTGCACTGA